The sequence below is a genomic window from Candidatus Caldatribacterium sp..
TGGAAATGCCGCGCTCTCTCAATCCGAAGGAGAATGAGGAAGATGATGAGCGAGTACCCAATGGCGTACACCTGCGTAGGGTAGCGGAATCCTTCAAGGTCTGGAAACTTTACACCGAGAGGAAAGAAAGAAAAGGGCGAGATGCGCCCATAGCAGCATCCGTTGAGGAAACAGCCAACCCGAGCAATGGCGTACCCCAGGGCAAGAGGGGGAGCAAAAAGATCAAAAAAAGCCGCGAGCTTGTACCGCCTGTGGTAGAGGTACGGCACGGTCAACACAATGGCTCCCGCGACCCCACCGTAGAACGTTAACCCCCCCTCACGGAAGGAGAGTATGTGGAGGGGGTAGTGTCGGTAGTAATCAAAGTGAAGGAGGACATAGGCAAATCTTGATCCCAGGATGGCCCCGATAATGCACAGCGATGCCGCCTCCACCACGCTCTCAGGGAGAATGCCAAACCGGGGAGCCCTCCGAACGGCAAAAAGGATACCCACAAGGAAAGCAATACCAAGGAGCACTCCGTATGAGTACACCGGAAAGTGGCCGATAGAAAAGAGAACACGGTGCATCAGAACACCACCTTTTCCTGGGAATCTACAACCTCAATCCAAACTGGACCTGGAGCAATTCTTGCTTCTCTTCCATCGGGAAGGTAAAAATGGGTCTTATCCCTCATGCTCTTCTTCTCCCAGGTAATGGGAACCACCTTTCCTCCAAGGAACATCCACCCTGAGCCCTTCCCGATGAAGCGAATTTCAACCCTCCCCTCTGCATCCTTAACCCTGTGCTCTGCAACCTGAACAATCACCGTTCCACAGAAAAGCTGCAGCCCCGTCTCCCCATCCCGATGGGGTTCCCCGTTGATAGAACGGAAGTACACCCGACGTTCTGAATCGTAGGTGAATCGAACTCGGTAATCCCGAGTATACCGGATTTCAACCTGAGGCGCATCCTTCCCTTGCGGGCTTTCTCCCGGAGGAAGAACGGAAAAA
It includes:
- the lgt gene encoding prolipoprotein diacylglyceryl transferase — protein: MHRVLFSIGHFPVYSYGVLLGIAFLVGILFAVRRAPRFGILPESVVEAASLCIIGAILGSRFAYVLLHFDYYRHYPLHILSFREGGLTFYGGVAGAIVLTVPYLYHRRYKLAAFFDLFAPPLALGYAIARVGCFLNGCCYGRISPFSFFPLGVKFPDLEGFRYPTQVYAIGYSLIIFLILLRIERARHFQGELFLDYLVLYGIARFLIEYLRDEPFSVLGFLTLGQAACLGIILFALVLKGVLRRRVQPSA